In the Pseudomonadota bacterium genome, CAATAAAATCGGTAAAATCCTCCGCGCACAAGGCAGTGTGATAAGCGCTTAAGCTGATGTTTGCCGGTTTACCGCATACCCTGCATTTCATCCGCCGGAGATTACCCTTATAAGTTTGACGTTGTCGTCCGCTCCCAGCTTGCAGTCTTCCGTCATCAGACTGCCGTTCGCGATGACAAGATGGGCTTCCCTGCTGAGAGAAAATTCCTCAAGAAGCTTTGAAACAAACATCGGTTTTTCAAATTCGTATACTTTGTTTTCCCATTCGACTTTCATCGTTTATTAGATAACACAACGAGGTAGTGTTGTCAAAGAGTAGCTGCCTGCTCTGTATAATGAATACTGCAATTGATTTTATAAAAATGGTGATTATATTAAATTCATCAGTCAGCATTCGACACTCGGCTGACAAAATAATTACAGGAATACAGCAGTAAATAGCAACAAAAAGTAAATCCATTACGAGGTGAAAATATGAACTTTGACAAGTTAACGATAAAAGCCCAGGAAGCTATAGCCGACGCCCAGAAAAGGGCAGAGAAAAACAGAAATCAAATGATTGAAAACGAACATCTTCTTTACAGCCTTATATCTCAAAAAGAAGGTGTTGTAAAACCGATGCTCGATAAACTGGGGGCAAACACGAGCTACATTATAAATGACCTGGAAAAAGCATTAAAGAAGTTTTCGCATGTAGAAGGCGCTGTGCAGGTTTACATATCGCCGCAACTGAAACAGGCAATAGACACGGCATTTGATGAAGCAGAACGATTGAAAGATGATTATGTAAGCGTTGAACATCTACTTATCGGTATAACAGAGGTTCACGAAGGGGCTGCTTCAGATATACTGAAAAGCTACGGTGTTACAAAAGACAAGATTTTTGCCGTACTGAAAGATATGAGAGGCTCCCAAAGGGTAACGGACCAGTCACCGGAAGAAAAATACCAGTCTTTGCAAAGATACTGCAGGGATTTAACAGAAGAGGCAAGGAAGGGCAAACTCGATCCTGTCATCGGCAGAGACGAGGAAGTAAGAAGGGTAATGCAGGTGCTCTCACGCAGAACAAAGAACAATCCCGTCGTTATCGGCGAACCAGGGGTCGGGAAAACTGCCATTGTTGAAGGGTTGGCCCAGAGGATTATAAGCGGCGATATACCGGAAACATTAAAAAACAAAAAAGTGCTTTCCCTTGACCTCGGGGCCATGCTGGCAGGAGCAAAATTCAGGGGTGAATTTGAGGACAGGCTCAAGGCTGTCTTAAAAGAGATTGATGAAGCTGCCGGCACAATAATCCTTTTCATAGATGAACTCCACACGATTGTCGGAGCCGGCAATGCTCAGGGAGCGATAGACGCATCAAACATGTTGAAGCCCGCCCTTGCAAGGGGCGAACTGCGTTGTATCGGGGCGACAACACTTGATGAATACAGAAAGTATATCGAAAAGGATGCTGCCCTTGAAAGAAGGTTCCAGCCAGTTTTTGTTGGAGAACCATCTATTGAAGAAACTATAGCAATATTACGGGGATTAAAGGAGAAATATGAGCTTCATCACGGCGTGAGGATCAAGGATTCGGCGTTGATTGCCGCGGCAACGCTTTCACACCGGTATATAACGGACAGATTTTTGCCTGATAAGGCAATTGACTTAATTGATGAATCATCTTCCAGATTAAGGATGGAAATTGACAGCGTACCGACGGAGATTGACGAGATAGAAAGAAAGATCATCCAGGTTCAGATAGAGATTGAAGCATTAAAGAAGGAAAAAGACGAAGCCTCAAAAGAACGGAAGAAGAAACTTGAAGAAGATTTGCTTGAATTAAAGACAGATGCCGGTGAAAAAAGAAAGCACTGGGGAAGGGAAAAAGAACTGATAAAGGCCATAGGAGAGATAAAGGAAAAGATCGACAGAGCAAAGACCGAGGCCGAGGAAGCGGAGCGCAGGGGAGATTTTGGCAGGGTCGCAGAAATCAGGTATGGCACAATTATAGCACTGGAGACGGAACAGAAAGAGAAAAATAAAGAACTTGCGGAATTTCAGAAGGGCAATAAGATGCTGAAAGAAGAAGTTGACGAGGAAGACATCGCAAGAGTTGTCTCCAAATGGACAGGCATACCTGTTTCAAAGATGCTTGAAGGCGACATGGAAAAGCTTGTCAACATGGAGGACAGGATACATAAGAGGGTTATCGGCCAGCACGAGGCTGTGGACGCCGTATCCAGCACAATCAGAAGGGCTCGCGCCGGTCTTCAGGACCCGAACAGGCCCCTTGGCTCCTTTCTGTTTCTGGGACCCACCGGAGTCGGCAAGACAGAGCTTGCAAAAGCGCTCGCGGAATTCCTTTTCGACGATGAACAGGCAATTGTGAGGATCGATATGAGCGAATTTATGGAAAAGCACTCCGTATCAAGGCTGATAGGCGCGCCTCCCGGATACGTAGGATACGAGGAAGGCGGCTACCTTACTGAAGCTGTAAGGAGAAGACCCTATTCTATCATCCTCATGGACGAAGTGGAAAAGGCACATCCTGAAGTATTCAATGTGCTTTTGCAGGTACTTGATGACGGCAGGCTTACCGACGGACAGGGCAGAACAGTGGATTTCAAGAATACCGTGATAATCATGACATCCAACATCGGAAGCCAGTTTATAACGGATTTCGGCGGCAAGGATTATGAAGAGATGAGAAAACAGGTGTCGGAAGCAATCAAGCTCCACTTCAAACCCGAGTTTCTCAACAGGATTGACGAGATTATTATATTCAGGTCGCTTTCCGCCGAGGACATAAAACATATTGCCGGTTTGCAGCTCACCATACTGGCAAAGAGGGTTGAAGAAAGAAAGATAGAGCTCATATTCACCGATAAGCTGAAAAACATGATTTCAAAGGAAGGATACGACCCCATTTACGGCGCAAGGCCCTTAAAACGGCTTATCCAGAAGAAACTGCAGGATGCACTTGCCATGATGGTTTTAAAAGGCGAAATAAAAGAAGGTGATACGGTTAAAGCAGATGTAAATGCAAAAGGAGAAGTGGTATTCAAACAATAAAATAGCGTCCGGTGGGCTGGATAATCCAGCCCCCAGCCTGTTTTTCATGCCAATTAGAATTCATTGATAGAACGAGGCAACGACGACGAGCCGACGCAGATGTACAGCACAGTACATCGAGGAAAGTGAGGAGGAGGTAACGAAGTTATATCATTGAAGGCGAATTGGCATTAGCAAGTTTCGCTTGACAATATCATGGAGTTGCTGATATATAAATCCATTCATATAATAGGCGCATAGCTCAGTGGGAGAGCGCTACCCTGACACGGTAGAAGTCCGGGGTTCAAAACCCCGTGCGCCTACCATTAAAATCTATAAATTACCTTGCCCATCAGTGATGAAATTCATTATAATGGTGCCCCTCTCCATTGCGTGATAACGGCAGAAACCCTGTTCCAATAAAAATCAAAAATAGATCAAAAAGAATAATATACTTGTAGCGGACTGCAATCCTGGGCTTAAGTATCATGCTGCCGAACCTGAAATACCTCCTTTCTTTTTTTAGGGCAAGATTTAAATTATCAAGCATTTCATCAAATTCTGATGGTTTAGTCCAATTTTTATCTCTTATTACAATTTCCATATGATTGAGGTTCCACGATAAAGATGCATCTGCATCATATCCTGTTACAAAGATCAACAAATACAGCGGCGTAAACATGCCAACAAGGATGAGGATTATGTACACCCCCTATATTTACTACTATAATTATAGCGGCAAAAATGGATATGTAAAGATACGGGGAGAAGATCATTTTAGACGTAGCTTCAGGGGCTCAAAAACTCTGGTGATAATAATTCTGGACGAATGTATATTGTATTGTTATTATTATTCTATATCCAGATAGTTATGGGCAACGGTCTACTTAACCATAAGAAAGGAGAGTGTCAATGCTGAATGAAGCTATTATGGCAGAAGCAAGAAGTTTTATGAAAAGCCGGGTAATTCTCACAGCAGCAGAGCTTGACTTTTTTACTTTTCTTGATAAAAAGCCTGCCACTGCGAAAGAGATAGTAAAACAGCGCGGCCTTGATTTGCGGGCCACAACCAGAGTCCTGGATTGTCTTATTGCTTTAGGGCTGCTGCAAAAAAATTCCGATCTTTATGGAAATACAGAAATGGGGTCATACTTTTCGGCTCATCATCCCGAAACTGTCCTGCCTGTGATTATCCATTGGAATCACCTCTGGACAAGCTGGAGCGAACTTACCGATATTGTAAAAAAAGGGACCGACAAAAAATCAAGTGCCGGCGTCAAATTCAGCGATACAGAGATGAAGGCCTTTGTCGGTGCAATGCATGTAATTGCGCACAATCTCTCCCGTGAAATAGCAGGTGTCTACGATCTCAAACCATACAAGCGTCTTCTTGACATCGGGGGAGCATCGGGTACCTATACGACAGCATTCCTCAAGAAAAATCCACGCATGAAGGCTATAATTTTTGAATTGGAGGATGTTATCCCTCTGGCTCAGGAAAGGCTCAAGACGGAAGGTCTTTCAAAACGTACGGAATTGATAGCAGGAGATTTCTATCAGGATGAACTGCCGAAGGGATGCGGCCTGACACTACTTTCAGCGATCATTCACCAGAACAGCGAGGAAGATAATTTTCGTCTCTATCAGAGGGTTTTCCGTGCCCTTGAACCCGGGGGTACAGTGCTTATCCGTGACCATGTTATGGATGAATCCCGCATATACCCTCCTGCAGGGACTTTATTTGCAATTAACATGCTTGTACAGACCCGTGGCGGCGACACCTATACTTTCCAGGAAATAAAAGAAACGTTAGAAAAGGCCGGTTTCGTTGATGTAAAGCTAATAAGAACCGGGGAAAAAATGGATTGTCTGGTGGAAGCTCGAAAACCGGCATAGATATCAACTGTTCTTTTTCACAAATACTATTCGCTGGATTACAGTAACATGGGTTAATACTGCAAGGATGAGAACAGCATATTCCAATACATTAAAACAAAGGCCGATAAAAAGTATTACCAACCGCTCCGGCCTCTCGAGGATGCCCGTATTGCAGTCAAGGGATGCGGCTTCAGCCCTTGCCTTTGCATAAGGGATAATTGCAGCGCCGATAGAAGCAATAAAAACGATAATCGAATAAAAGGACTCACCATGCCGCAAAAAATGAATAAATATGCCAAGCATGATAAGAAGGTCTACATACCTGTCAAGGACAGAGTCGAGGAACCCGCCGAAACGTGTTACTCTGTTCATATGCCTTGCAACTGCTCCGTCCATAAGGTCGAAAAAGCCGGAAATCGCAAGCAATATCCCCCCTGTCAGCATATAATCAAAGGCTATAAAGGCAGATGCGGCAAAGCCGAAGGGAATCCCGCAAATCGTTAATATATTAGGATTTACTGACCTGTTTTTAAAAAAGAAACGATAAGTCCCAAGAATTACAGGATCAAGGGCATGTCCTATTTTAGAACTGATCAAAGGCGGTTCCTACCTCTCCCTTTCACCCCTTATGAATTCTTCGACCATGTTTTTTGCGATACTATCGGGAAATTGTTTGATCGGATGCTTCATGGTATAGGCCGAAATTGACTCAAGCACACCGGCCGCCTTTCTGTCCCTCGCTACCTTGCAGCATCTTATTGCGTCTATGATACAGCCACCGCTGTTCGGCGAATCCTCAACGGACAGCCTGAGCTCCATATTAATGGGAATGTCGCCAAAGATTCTGCCCTCTATCCTCATAAAACAGACCTTATTGTCGTTCTGCCAGGGTACATAATCAGAGGGACCGATATGGATGTTTTCCGTAGGCATTGGCACATCCAGCAATGATTGAACCGCTTCGGTTTTTGATATCCTTTTTGATACAAGCCTGTCCTGATTGAGCATATTCAAAAAGTCCGTGTTGCCGCCGGTATTTAATTGATATGTCCTGTCAATTTTAACGCCCCTGTCGTCAAAGAGCTTAATAAGGGCTCTGTGTATGATTGTTGCGCCGATTTGAGATTTTACATCATCACCTACTACAGGTATGCCTTTTTGTTTAAACCTTTCCGCCCAGCCTTCATCGGAAGCAATAAATACAGGTATGCAATTAATCAGACTTGTCCCGCTTTCAAGACAGCATTCCGCATAAAACCTTGCCGCTTTTTCAGAACCGACTGGAAGGTAATTTACCAGGATCTCCACGTTTCTATCCTTCAATACCTTTACAATATCCACAGGTTTTTCATCGGACACCAGAAAAATTCTTTCTTCAGGATAATCTTTCATATGCGGAGAAACACCATCCAGTATGTGTCCCATAGAAACGGTTATATCAGGTTGGATTACATCCTTATCAATAAGCTTCGTACAATTCGGCAGGGCAAAAATCGCGTCTTTAATGGATTTACCGACTTTCCGCTTATCAATGTCGAAAGCTGCAACGACTTCTATATCTTCAGGTTTGTAACCGCAGATCTCAAAATGCATAAGTCCTATAAGTTCATCTCTTTTCTTTGAGTAATAACTTAAACCCTGTATAAGAGCACTCGCACAATTGCCAATCCCAACAATTCCGATGCGTATCTTACCCATCCATTAACCTCTTTTTGCGATTTTTTTTCTTTTAAAACATTTGCATCCAAAAGTCAAAGTAAATTAAATTCCCAAGGGTATCAACTATGGGAATCTATTTTTTATACTTCTGCATCCCGGCATCATATAAATCATTTCCGTATATATCGTTTATTACAAATAACGGCAAATCCTTAACCTCAAGTTTCCTGACGGCTTCAGGCCCAAGCTCTTCATAAGCTATGACCTCGGAAGATACAACACATTTGGAAAGCAGGGCGCCTGCGCCGCCTGTTACTCCAAAATATATGCTTTTGTATCGTCTCATAGCATCTTTCACCGGCTGTGACCTCTTTCCCTTTCCGATCATTCCTTTTAGTCCCATTGATATGAGCGTCGGCGCATAGGCATCCATCCTTGAACTTGTAGTCGGACCACAAGCACCTATTACTTTTCCCGGAGATGCAGGGGAAGGTCCACAATAATAGATAACCTGATCCTTTATCTCAACCGGCAGGTTTTCGCCTTTATTTAAGGATTCAATAAATCTCTTGTGGGCAGCGTCACGTGCAGTATATATATACCCGTTTAAAAAAACCTTTTCGCCTGCCTTAAGTTGTTCAATCACATCTTCCGTTAACGGTGTTATGATACGTTTTATCTCCATTTTATTCCTCTTAATTACTGCCAAAAATAAGAAATATTGAAATTGAGAAGATACAAACAAACTTCCCGGCTTCTTAATCTCTGCATTTTAAATTACAACCTCTTTGATCCGGTGTGCATGACACTGGATGTTCACCGCCACAGGGAAAGAGGCAATATGGCAGGGCAGCATCTTTATATGGACGTCAAGGGCTGTCACCGTCCCTCCGTAGCCCTGAGGTCCTATGCCGGTTTTATTGATCTCCTCAAGGATTTCTGCCTCAAAGGACGCAAGGGACGGATCGTCGTTCCGCACGCCAATGGGAACCATCAGGGCTTCCTTTGAAAGAAGGGCGGACGTCTCGAAGTTGCCGCCTATTCCGATGCCTACAATAATCGGCGGGCATGGATTCGGCCCTCCTTTATTTACCATCTGAAGGACAAAGGACTTCACACCCTCTTTACCTTCCGACGGAACGAGCATTCTCACTTCCCCGTAGTTTTCACTGCCGCCACCCTTCGGGAGTACAACAATCTTTACGCGGTCTCCAGGCACAATCTTTACATGCAGGATAGCCGGGGTGTTATCGCCGGTATTTTTCCTAGTAATCGGGTCACAGCAGGATTTTCGCAAATATCCATTTTTATAGGCCCTTCTCACTCCTTCATCAACTGCATAAGCAAGCATGCCCCCTGTTATATGCACATCCTGTCCTATTTCAATAAATGTTATCGCCAGCCCTGTATCCTGACATATCGGTATTCCTTCGCTTCTTGCAAGATCGGCATTAGCCATCAGTTCCCTGATAACTTCTCTTCCAACAGGAGATTCTTCCTTTTCTATCGCCTTTTCAAGGGCCTTGCAGACATCATCCGGCAAATTTATATTTGCATCGATAAACAACCTTTCCAAGGCAGATATAATATCATCGACATGAATCTCTCTCATTTATGCTCCATTTGTTCTATTGTTTACCATTCTTTAAAGGGTCTGTCCGTTATTCACTATTCTACATATGGTGCGATTATTCCTTTCTCCATCATCAGTCCGACTTGCTCACGAGCCCTTCTTATCTTTGTTTCAGCCATGTTAAACAATTCCTTTTCGCTTAATTTCAATCTTGCCACACCCTGCTCTATTGCCTTTTTTGCCACTGCCACTGCTTCTCTCGGGAACACTTCCCATTCATCCATGGTGGGCAGAAGGTAATCTTCGTGTAATCCTTTATCTTCCGCACATTTGGCAAGTTCATAGGCAGCGGCAATACACATTTCATCGGTGATTGTTCTTGCCATCACATCCAGTGTACCTCTGAATATGGCAGGGAAACCGACGGAATTGTTTACCTGATTCGGGAAATCGCTCCTGCCGGTAGCAACAATCCTTGCGCCAGCCTCTTTTGCTTCCCATGGCCATATCTCCGGGATAGGGTTTGCGCATACGAAAACAATGGCATTATCTGCCATTTTCGCAATCCATTCCTTCTTGATCGTATCAGGTCCTGGCTGTGAAAGGGCTATTAAAACATCCTGACCCTTTATTGCTTCTTCCATATCCCCATCTCTATTTTCAGCATTTGTTATCCGGCAGAACTCCATTTTTTCTTTATGGGTTGGTTTTATATCATCCCTTTTCCTGTTAAGTATGCCTTTACTATCAACAACAATGAATTTGTTTGGGTCAGCGCCTGCCTTTATGATCATCTTTGTTATACAAACATTGGCAGCGCCTATGCCTATCATGGTGATCTTTACATCCTGGATCTTCTTCTTTACGATCTTTAAGGCATTAACAAGCGCGGCAAGGGTAACTGCTGCCGTCCCCTGCTGGTCATCGTGCCATACGGGTATCGGCGCTTCAGCCCTCAGTCTTTCAAGGATATAAAAACATTTCGGGTTCTCTATATCTTCGAGGTTTATTCCCCCAAAAGAAGGGGATATATATTTTACGGTTTTTATGATTTCATCAGGGTCTTTCGTATCAAGGCATATGGGGAAGGCATCAACACCGCCCAGATATTTGAAGAGCAACGCCTTTCCCTCCATAACCGGAAGGCCTGCCATTGGCCCTATATCTCCAAGACCGAGCACCCTTGTACCGTCTGTAACTATTCCAACCATATTCGCCTTGTTTGTATATTCAAATACCATATCCGGGTTTTTGTGAATCTCCTTGCATGGCTCAGCTACTCCTGGCGTATACCATATGGCAAAATCATTTACGTCTCTGATAACACATTTCGGTACCACCTCTATTTTACCCTTGTAAAAGGGGTGCATCTTCATTGCATCCCGGGCCGGTTTTTTAGCCTTTTCTATAAGTTCTTCCTTTGTTATCTTCACATCTTCCACGTCCACTCCTCCGTAAGGTATTATTTAAATCCTGATCAATTCAATTTGCAGTGAATATTGTATAGCTAATTATAAAAATTACAAAGAAAAATATCTTTTATATTAAATCATATCATACGGGGTATATAAGGATTCTGCAAACACGCTGTGAGCCAATATACCGATAATCATCTATGCTTCCTCCGAACAATTCCCTCCAGAATAATTGTTTACTTATTTTCTCATCATATAACGACATAAATCAATACAACAATTTTCGGCTTGCAATGGAAACATAATTGGAAGATAATGAATTTATGGGCAGGGGGCTGATGTTATTGGAAGCAGATTTCTTTTCATTCATAAAGTCAAAAAACAAATCAAAAAATCCTGTCATGACATCCTTTAAAACCACCTTTGCCAAATATCATATAAAAAATTATGTTCCATTTTTCTATGTAATATCAGCAAATACCATTAAGATAAATGATTAATCTTCAATAAAGCAATATTTTGAGAGTTTTTTGTGTTGAGTATTTTGTTAAGTTTAAGAAAAAGTATATTGGTATATTAATTGTTATGAATAAAGAATATGCGAGATAAATATGGAACAATTGATCTACTACCCAGGCTTTGAAATAAAAGATCACGACTGGCTCAAATTTGCGCTCCTATATATCGATGAACTTAATCCCATCATTCCTACCGCTGGTGATATTTTCCTCACTGAGTTACACCGCAAACTTACAGAAGAGACCGACCTGATTAAACCGCACAGGCCGAACTATGAAGAGGGAATGAACGCAACCTTTGATGCCCTCGATATTGTTGAAAAGATTATTAGAAACCCATCACGCTATTTGCGATTATTCGGCACAAGCAAAATCATCGAGAAATGGCAGCAGCCAGAAAATCATAACTATACACTCTTTGAAGACAAATATACTTACGAATGGGAACAGTTTTGTAGAAATGCGAAATTGTCAACCCAGTCAGATCTTGGGATAATGCTTCCGAAAGAATTAGGCTTAATATACATGACAATTCTTGCAAATGCTATCTCTGAATCGCGAGGCATATCATCTATAACTGATTATAAGGCCTTAGATAATTTATCAATACTTATTCGTCGTACCACCGATCCTTTAAAAAAGATGAGTACTGCAAAAAGTATAATAAATTTGAAACTACCTGCTAACCTGCGAGACGTTGCTGTAGACAAAATTATTAAATTCAGAAATAGACCTCAGTTCAAAATAAAGTTAAATTCGTTTCATCAGGAGCTAAACAATTTCTTGTCGAACATCGAAGTGGGTAATACTGCATTTGATTTTATTGAATCTTATGAGCAAGTTTGGTCCGATTTTTCTGATGAATTAGTCCAACTTGGGACAGGTATTGTTACTTTGGGTTTGGGTATCTGGATTGCTATTAGTTCTCCCGAAATCACGACTGCGAAATATTTGAAAGAGGTCGTTGCTGCTGGCACCACCCTATCTGTCGGATCATTAATTTCATTAAGGAATGCATGGAAAAAGACACAGCCAAAGAGGTTCACAAGAAAATACTTAGCTGACCTACAAAAGATAAATGATTAGTAAAGGGATTCATAACCAAGGCATGCAGCTAATCGGCCTGAAATCAGGCCTCTCGCTGATGCCCGGTGTTAGCTTTCACTGATCTCAAACCAAACGACCCAGCTTGTGGTCGAAGGAGAAGGTCCTCTGATGATACTTCAAGAAATACTAAGATGGTCGGAAGGGCTTCCGGAATGGCAGAGCGATGCTATAGCCCGACTGCTTGCAAGGCAGGCTCTCGTGCCAGGCGATGTTGACGATTTGTTCGCGCTGCTAAAAGCAGAACATGGCGTCCCTGACCCGAAGGGTCGCAAGCCGAACCGGCTTACTGCTGACCAGATTCCTGCGCCGCTCGAGGTTTCGACGCACGTCGAGTTGCGTGCCATGAAGAACTTGCGACATGTAAATGCAATTGCTGAGAAGCAGGTTCTGCCATTTGGCGCTTCCGGACTTACCGTCATTTACGGCGACAACGGTTCGGGCAAGTCAGGATATTCCCGCGTGCTTAAGCGTGCTTGTCGTGCACGCGACCAAATGGAAGTGATTCACCCAAACGCCAACGCCCCCACTGGCACCGCGACCGTTGCCGAAGCGGTGTTTGAGATCGCCGTCAACGGTGCTACGCGGGATGTGCTCTGGACCAATGGGAAGCCAGCGCCTTCCGAACTATCATCACTTGCGATCTTCGATTCCCGTTGTGCCCGTGCTTACCTGGACAGCGAAGATGACTTCTCATACGTACCTTACGGGCTCGATGTTTTTGAGGGGCTGGCGAAAGTCTGCCGACAACTAAAAACCATGATCGAGACGGAGCAGGCGCACTCAAATGTCGATCTTACTGCATTCGTATCGCTACACGGCGACACAGCGGTCGGCAAACTGATTGCAGCCCTGTCCGCCAAGACAACGGCGGCCCAGATTGAGACGTTGGCTTCGCTGACACCTGAAGAACTGACCCAGCATGCCGAATTGGACAAGAGTCTGAAGGAAAACAACCCGAAAGAGAAAGCTAATCAGTTACGCTTACAAGCACGTCGGATCGCCACCATAGCCACGAATGCTACCAAGCAAGGCACCCTGATGGATCAGACAGTGATTGCTAAGCTGCGAGACCTATCGGACGGCTATCACGCTGCACAAGCAGCATCGGTGCTTGCCGCAAAGCAATTCAAGGAAAGTGAAAATCTCCTTGCGGGCACCGGTGGCGAAGCGTGGCGTGAGCTGTTTGATGCCGCCCGTAAGTTTGCGCTCGAATCCCACCCGGAAAAGAGGTTCCCGGAACTAGGAGCGGATGCTGCTTGCCCACTCTGTCAGCAACCGCTCGCTGAGGGTGCGGCGCGTTTGGTGCGCTTCGAAGAATTCATCCAACAGGATGCAGAGAAAACCACTCAGGAACGTCGCAACGCTCTGTCTACCGAGTACGAGCCTTTTGCCGCGTACGTCTTAACACTAAGCCTTGACGATGTGACCTATGGTGAAATTGAGGCCATCGATCCACAGCTTGCTGTTGACGTACGCACCTTTGAACAGGCGTTGACTGCCCGCCATGAAGCCATCAAACGGTCTGTGGCCTCCCATCAGTGGGATGACGCCAACCAGGCTTTGATTAGTCCAGCAGCCCGGCTTCAGACACTCGCTGACAAGCTGAATGGCGAAGCCGAAACCTTTGAGAAGGCTGCGGACGAAAATGCCCGTGCCGCAATGCAAAAACAACTGAGTGAGCTTGATGCGAGGGTGCGGTTACGTCAGGTCAAGAACGCTGTCATCACGGCCGTGGACGGTCTCAAGCACAAAGCCAAGCTCACGCAATGCCTGTCAGCGGTCAAGACGAATGCCATTTCCTTAAAGGCATCGGAGTTAGCCGAGAAAGTCGTGTCAAAGGAGCTAGCCCGGGCACTCAACGGGGAGTTCAAGACACTGGGCGTCGGCACGCTCAGTGTCTCATTGCAAAGCCGTTCAGACAAAGGCAAGGCGTTGCACAAGCTCAAGCTAGAACTGCCACAAAGTCGTAGCCCCGGTGAAATCTTAAGCGAGGGAGAGCAGCGGGCCATAGCCATCGGGTCCTTTCTCGCCGAAATTGGTCTAACTGGCGGCAAGGGCGGTATCGTATTCGATGATCCGGTCTCTTCGCTGGATCATCGAATACGCGAGCGCGTAGCGAAGCGTTTGGCGGTGGAGGCCGCTCAGCGCCAGGTGATCGTCTTCACTCATGAGATCTACTTTCTCTGCGTCCTCGTGGAGGAAGCAGAGGCAGCAGGTGTTCCGGTTTCAACCCAGAGTCTGACCCGCCGCGCGGAAGGGTTCGGTATAGCTGACCCGGAACTCCCATTCGAAGGCAAAAACGCCAGCAAGCGGATCGGTGCGCTAAAAGCCCAGCACCAGCTCATTGCTAAGTTGTACAAAAACGGCGAAGAACAGGAGTATCGGAAGCAGACTATGGATGCCTACGTTCATCTGCGCATGGC is a window encoding:
- a CDS encoding fumarate hydratase is translated as MREIHVDDIISALERLFIDANINLPDDVCKALEKAIEKEESPVGREVIRELMANADLARSEGIPICQDTGLAITFIEIGQDVHITGGMLAYAVDEGVRRAYKNGYLRKSCCDPITRKNTGDNTPAILHVKIVPGDRVKIVVLPKGGGSENYGEVRMLVPSEGKEGVKSFVLQMVNKGGPNPCPPIIVGIGIGGNFETSALLSKEALMVPIGVRNDDPSLASFEAEILEEINKTGIGPQGYGGTVTALDVHIKMLPCHIASFPVAVNIQCHAHRIKEVVI
- a CDS encoding AAA family ATPase, which produces MILQEILRWSEGLPEWQSDAIARLLARQALVPGDVDDLFALLKAEHGVPDPKGRKPNRLTADQIPAPLEVSTHVELRAMKNLRHVNAIAEKQVLPFGASGLTVIYGDNGSGKSGYSRVLKRACRARDQMEVIHPNANAPTGTATVAEAVFEIAVNGATRDVLWTNGKPAPSELSSLAIFDSRCARAYLDSEDDFSYVPYGLDVFEGLAKVCRQLKTMIETEQAHSNVDLTAFVSLHGDTAVGKLIAALSAKTTAAQIETLASLTPEELTQHAELDKSLKENNPKEKANQLRLQARRIATIATNATKQGTLMDQTVIAKLRDLSDGYHAAQAASVLAAKQFKESENLLAGTGGEAWRELFDAARKFALESHPEKRFPELGADAACPLCQQPLAEGAARLVRFEEFIQQDAEKTTQERRNALSTEYEPFAAYVLTLSLDDVTYGEIEAIDPQLAVDVRTFEQALTARHEAIKRSVASHQWDDANQALISPAARLQTLADKLNGEAETFEKAADENARAAMQKQLSELDARVRLRQVKNAVITAVDGLKHKAKLTQCLSAVKTNAISLKASELAEKVVSKELARALNGEFKTLGVGTLSVSLQSRSDKGKALHKLKLELPQSRSPGEILSEGEQRAIAIGSFLAEIGLTGGKGGIVFDDPVSSLDHRIRERVAKRLAVEAAQRQVIVFTHEIYFLCVLVEEAEAAGVPVSTQSLTRRAEGFGIADPELPFEGKNASKRIGALKAQHQLIAKLYKNGEEQEYRKQTMDAYVHLRMAWERAVEEVLLRKVVLRFRKGIETQRLAEVIVDDGDYAQVDAGMKKCSNYAHDKALLGGVAVPEPEELFADIMALETWRNDIEKRSKDTAKRRKG
- a CDS encoding NADP-dependent malic enzyme — translated: MKITKEELIEKAKKPARDAMKMHPFYKGKIEVVPKCVIRDVNDFAIWYTPGVAEPCKEIHKNPDMVFEYTNKANMVGIVTDGTRVLGLGDIGPMAGLPVMEGKALLFKYLGGVDAFPICLDTKDPDEIIKTVKYISPSFGGINLEDIENPKCFYILERLRAEAPIPVWHDDQQGTAAVTLAALVNALKIVKKKIQDVKITMIGIGAANVCITKMIIKAGADPNKFIVVDSKGILNRKRDDIKPTHKEKMEFCRITNAENRDGDMEEAIKGQDVLIALSQPGPDTIKKEWIAKMADNAIVFVCANPIPEIWPWEAKEAGARIVATGRSDFPNQVNNSVGFPAIFRGTLDVMARTITDEMCIAAAYELAKCAEDKGLHEDYLLPTMDEWEVFPREAVAVAKKAIEQGVARLKLSEKELFNMAETKIRRAREQVGLMMEKGIIAPYVE